Proteins encoded in a region of the Halosimplex halophilum genome:
- a CDS encoding twin-arginine translocation signal domain-containing protein — protein sequence MTDEPTGRPATGETSRRTFLKSGAVATGALAVGTGAVVSGQSGDDGSDGDGAQGTSDGFASVQFANQTSDGTSVTVDRATLSQPGYVSFHDVTLFEGEVTESVVGVSERLDAGVHYGVDTTLFDVPGADYETESLEGTGALVAMPHRETGDDDTYDFVDTDGEEDGPFVEADLPVVDLAFVVADGEGTATETPDGTPTGTPDGTATPSESPEQALSDTPSETPGGTDTATEAPGGTATPDGTATEAPGDDEPAPFATVDFENQAVTDDAVTVGEALLSEGGFVTLHDARLLTGETFASVVGVSEYLDPGRHRAVEVPLDDPEGLTEVTFPPAPARPLIPMPHLDTDDDESYDFVDTEGEDDGPYTAEGQAVVDLGFVTTEAEDTETGTGTETPTETGTPDDATDTPTETETPTDAS from the coding sequence ATGACAGACGAACCCACAGGCCGACCAGCCACAGGTGAAACGAGCCGACGAACGTTCCTCAAGAGCGGCGCGGTAGCGACCGGCGCGCTCGCCGTCGGGACCGGCGCCGTCGTCTCCGGACAGAGCGGCGACGACGGCAGTGACGGCGACGGCGCCCAGGGGACGAGCGACGGCTTCGCCTCGGTGCAGTTCGCCAACCAGACCTCGGACGGGACGAGCGTGACCGTCGACCGGGCGACGCTGTCCCAGCCGGGGTACGTCTCCTTCCACGACGTGACGCTCTTCGAGGGGGAGGTGACCGAGAGCGTCGTCGGCGTCTCCGAGCGCCTCGACGCGGGCGTCCACTACGGCGTCGACACGACGCTGTTCGACGTACCGGGCGCCGACTACGAGACCGAGAGCCTGGAGGGGACCGGCGCGCTCGTCGCGATGCCCCACCGCGAGACCGGCGACGACGACACCTACGACTTCGTCGACACCGACGGGGAGGAGGACGGTCCGTTCGTCGAGGCCGACCTCCCCGTCGTCGACCTCGCGTTCGTCGTCGCGGACGGGGAGGGGACCGCCACCGAGACGCCCGACGGCACCCCGACGGGGACGCCCGACGGGACGGCGACCCCGTCCGAGTCGCCCGAGCAGGCGCTGTCGGACACGCCCAGCGAGACGCCCGGCGGGACCGACACCGCCACCGAGGCGCCCGGCGGGACGGCGACGCCCGACGGCACGGCGACGGAGGCGCCGGGCGACGACGAGCCGGCGCCGTTCGCGACCGTCGACTTCGAGAACCAGGCGGTGACCGACGACGCCGTGACCGTCGGCGAGGCGCTGCTGTCGGAGGGCGGGTTCGTCACGCTCCACGACGCGCGCCTGCTCACCGGCGAGACGTTCGCGAGCGTCGTCGGCGTCTCCGAGTACCTCGACCCCGGCCGCCACCGCGCGGTCGAGGTCCCCCTCGACGACCCGGAGGGACTCACCGAGGTCACCTTCCCGCCCGCGCCCGCGAGGCCGCTGATCCCGATGCCCCACCTCGACACCGACGACGACGAGAGCTACGACTTCGTCGACACCGAGGGCGAGGACGACGGTCCCTACACCGCCGAGGGCCAGGCCGTCGTCGACCTCGGGTTCGTGACGACCGAGGCCGAGGACACCGAGACCGGGACCGGTACTGAGACGCCCACGGAAACCGGGACGCCGGACGACGCCACGGACACGCCGACCGAGACCGAGACGCCGACCGACGCGTCCTGA
- a CDS encoding LolA-like protein: MDRPALHLAVAACLLLAGCSVLGPDHTREERAVAALADAREAVNDTDTYRFDGDLRVVATADGRTERVEASLNGTVDAAERRMHSTTVREGEAYEAYVVDRTAYRQCGGPMGMDMWGVENVSADDWRMGTPAARQLALLESGSLFHNGTRTLDGREAVLLVGRPTTDALTRYQERRDRSLLGGPSVDDAEVRVWLDPETNRPLRSAVRFAVSQGGNTASATVDMRFADYGADISVDVPVIPDDRTWGTGCPG; the protein is encoded by the coding sequence ATGGACCGCCCCGCCCTCCACCTCGCGGTCGCCGCCTGTCTCCTCCTCGCCGGGTGTTCCGTCCTCGGGCCGGACCACACCCGCGAGGAGCGCGCCGTCGCGGCGCTCGCCGACGCCCGCGAGGCGGTCAACGACACCGACACCTACCGCTTCGACGGCGACCTGCGGGTCGTCGCGACCGCCGACGGTCGGACCGAACGCGTCGAGGCCAGCCTGAACGGCACCGTCGACGCCGCCGAGCGTCGGATGCACTCGACGACCGTCCGCGAGGGCGAGGCCTACGAGGCCTACGTCGTCGACCGGACCGCCTACCGGCAGTGCGGCGGGCCGATGGGGATGGACATGTGGGGCGTCGAGAACGTGAGCGCCGACGACTGGCGGATGGGGACGCCCGCCGCGCGCCAGCTGGCGCTGCTGGAGTCGGGGTCGCTGTTCCACAACGGCACCCGCACGCTCGACGGGCGGGAGGCGGTCCTGCTCGTCGGCCGCCCGACGACGGACGCGCTCACGAGGTACCAGGAGCGCCGGGACCGCTCGCTGCTGGGCGGCCCGAGCGTCGACGACGCCGAGGTCCGCGTCTGGCTCGACCCCGAGACCAATCGACCGCTGCGGTCGGCGGTCCGCTTCGCGGTGAGCCAGGGCGGCAACACCGCGAGCGCGACGGTCGACATGCGGTTCGCCGACTACGGCGCCGATATCTCGGTCGACGTGCCCGTGATCCCCGACGACCGGACGTGGGGGACGGGCTGTCCGGGGTAA
- the fen gene encoding flap endonuclease-1 — MGNADLRDLAAIEEVPFDDLSGSVVAVDAHNWLYRYLTTTVRWTNDSIYTTADGEEVANLVGVVQGLPKFFEHDITPVFVFDGSVVDLKDDEVTQRREEREKREEKLEAAREEGDELAVARLESQTQRLTDTILSTTREVLELLDVPVVEAPAEGEAQAAHMAREGAVDYVGTEDYDALLLGAPLTLRQLTSKGDPELMDFEATLEEHDITWEQLVDAAILMGTDFNEGISGYGPKTAVTAVREHGDIWAVFEAEDVYVDDADRIRELFLNPAVTDDYEYDREIEPDLDAARAFVCEQWEVDADEVERGFERIEQSVVQTGLDRWT; from the coding sequence ATGGGAAACGCAGACCTCCGGGACCTGGCCGCTATCGAGGAGGTGCCGTTCGACGACCTGTCGGGGTCGGTCGTCGCCGTGGACGCGCACAACTGGCTCTACCGCTACCTGACGACGACCGTCCGCTGGACGAACGACTCGATATACACGACCGCCGACGGCGAGGAGGTCGCCAACCTCGTCGGCGTCGTCCAGGGGCTCCCGAAGTTCTTCGAACACGACATCACGCCCGTATTCGTCTTCGACGGGAGCGTCGTCGACCTCAAGGACGACGAGGTCACCCAGCGCCGCGAGGAACGGGAGAAACGGGAGGAGAAACTCGAAGCCGCCCGGGAGGAAGGGGACGAACTCGCCGTCGCCCGCCTCGAATCGCAGACCCAGCGGCTCACCGACACGATCCTCTCGACCACACGTGAAGTACTCGAACTGCTGGACGTGCCGGTGGTCGAGGCGCCCGCCGAGGGCGAGGCCCAGGCCGCCCACATGGCCCGCGAGGGCGCGGTCGACTACGTCGGCACGGAGGACTACGACGCGCTCCTGCTGGGGGCGCCGCTGACGCTGCGCCAGCTCACCAGCAAGGGCGACCCGGAGCTGATGGACTTCGAGGCGACGCTGGAGGAACACGACATCACCTGGGAGCAGCTGGTCGACGCCGCGATCCTGATGGGCACGGACTTCAACGAGGGGATCTCCGGGTACGGACCGAAGACCGCCGTGACGGCGGTCCGCGAGCACGGCGACATCTGGGCGGTGTTCGAGGCCGAGGACGTGTACGTCGACGACGCCGACCGCATCCGCGAGCTGTTCCTGAACCCCGCCGTCACCGACGACTACGAGTACGACCGCGAGATCGAACCCGACCTGGACGCCGCGCGGGCGTTCGTCTGCGAGCAGTGGGAGGTCGACGCGGACGAGGTCGAGCGCGGGTTCGAGCGCATCGAGCAGTCGGTCGTCCAGACGGGCCTCGACCGGTGGACCTGA
- a CDS encoding class II fumarate hydratase, which yields MSDEEFRTEEDSLGEMQVPADAYWGAQTQRAVENFPISEETFGRRFVRALGVVKKAAAQANDDLGLVETEKAEAIVEAADEVIAGEHDDQFPVDVFQTGSGTSSNMNANEVIANRATEIYGGEIGSRTIHPNDHVNYGQSSNDVIPTAMHVASLEAVENDVLPALSTLADALGEKEDEFDDVVKTGRTHLQDATPITLGQEFSGYRTQIEKGIDRVEGVRDHLSELALGGTAVGTGLNTHPEFPATAAEYISEETGIEFREADNHFEAQAAHDAMSEAHGALRTVAGSLNKIANDLRLLASGPRNGLGEIDQPENQPGSSIMPGKINPVVAEAVNQVHKQVVGNDAAVSAGAAEGQIDLNLYKPILANNFLQSARLISNGSEVFAEKFVAKLEADREHCEERVQQSMALATALNPAIGYDKASKVAKQAMAEGKTIKEVVVAEGYLSEAEADEVLDPAKMTERVILGDEE from the coding sequence ATGTCAGACGAGGAATTCCGCACGGAGGAGGACAGCCTCGGCGAGATGCAGGTCCCGGCCGACGCCTACTGGGGCGCCCAGACCCAGCGCGCCGTCGAGAACTTCCCGATCAGCGAGGAGACGTTCGGGCGCCGCTTCGTCCGGGCGCTCGGCGTCGTCAAGAAGGCTGCGGCCCAGGCCAACGACGACCTCGGGCTGGTCGAGACCGAGAAGGCCGAGGCGATCGTGGAGGCGGCCGACGAGGTTATCGCCGGCGAACACGACGACCAGTTCCCGGTCGACGTGTTCCAGACCGGCTCGGGCACCTCCTCGAACATGAACGCCAACGAGGTCATCGCCAACCGCGCCACCGAGATCTACGGCGGCGAGATCGGTTCTCGTACTATTCACCCCAACGACCACGTCAACTACGGCCAGTCGTCCAACGACGTGATCCCGACCGCGATGCACGTCGCATCCCTCGAAGCGGTCGAGAACGACGTGCTCCCGGCGCTGTCGACGCTCGCCGACGCCCTCGGCGAGAAAGAGGACGAGTTCGACGACGTGGTCAAGACCGGCCGCACCCACCTCCAGGACGCCACCCCCATCACGCTCGGCCAGGAGTTCTCGGGCTACCGCACCCAGATCGAGAAGGGGATCGACCGCGTCGAGGGCGTCCGCGACCACCTGAGCGAACTCGCGCTGGGCGGCACCGCCGTCGGCACGGGCCTGAACACCCACCCGGAGTTCCCCGCGACGGCCGCCGAGTACATCAGCGAGGAGACGGGCATCGAGTTCCGCGAGGCCGACAACCACTTCGAGGCCCAGGCCGCCCACGACGCCATGTCCGAGGCCCACGGCGCCCTGCGGACCGTGGCCGGCTCGCTGAACAAGATCGCCAACGACCTGCGGCTGCTGGCCTCCGGTCCGCGCAACGGCCTCGGCGAGATCGACCAGCCCGAAAATCAGCCCGGCTCCTCGATCATGCCCGGGAAGATCAACCCCGTCGTGGCGGAGGCCGTGAATCAGGTCCACAAACAGGTCGTCGGCAACGACGCCGCGGTCTCCGCGGGCGCGGCGGAGGGCCAGATCGACCTCAACCTCTACAAGCCTATCCTGGCGAACAACTTCCTGCAGTCGGCGCGGCTGATTTCCAATGGCAGCGAGGTGTTCGCCGAGAAGTTCGTCGCGAAACTCGAAGCCGACCGCGAGCACTGCGAGGAGCGCGTCCAGCAGTCGATGGCGCTGGCGACCGCGCTGAACCCCGCCATCGGCTACGACAAGGCCAGCAAGGTCGCCAAACAGGCGATGGCCGAGGGCAAGACCATCAAGGAGGTCGTCGTCGCGGAGGGGTACCTGAGCGAGGCGGAGGCCGACGAGGTGCTCGACCCGGCGAAGATGACCGAGCGGGTCATCCTGGGCGACGAGGAGTAA
- a CDS encoding cellulase-like family protein, which produces MTLAGRDSPLAIAMWDFSWLERRYPGGGYEDWNRALDELAERGYDAVRIDAYPHLVATDPDREWTLPPAFDACDWGAPATCRVEVTPALTEFVGACADRDIAVALSSWFREDETEARLGIRTPADLASVWVDTLDRIADAGLLDALCWVDLCNEFPLPQWAPYFNDPDDDHRTPRDSPAGRRWIDDSIAGVREAYPDQEYCLSETVDPDTWGREPAAEMDLLEPHVWLMNATRYYDWERDGGDIDSDGHYEWVVDEAEDRYRNEPTYWQEQLGDAVNAAAEWSRETGLPLATTESWALIHYKDWPGLDWAWIKEVCAFGARRAAETGRWAAISTSNFCGPQFEGMWADAEWHREQTDAIKDARVDL; this is translated from the coding sequence ATGACGCTCGCGGGCCGCGACTCGCCGCTGGCGATCGCGATGTGGGACTTCTCTTGGCTGGAGCGGCGCTACCCCGGCGGCGGCTACGAGGACTGGAATCGCGCGCTCGACGAGCTCGCCGAGCGGGGGTACGACGCCGTCCGGATCGACGCCTACCCGCACCTCGTCGCCACGGACCCCGACCGGGAGTGGACGCTCCCGCCCGCTTTCGACGCCTGCGACTGGGGCGCGCCCGCGACCTGCCGCGTCGAGGTGACGCCCGCCCTGACGGAGTTCGTCGGCGCCTGCGCCGACCGCGACATCGCCGTCGCGCTCTCGTCGTGGTTCCGCGAGGACGAAACCGAGGCGCGCCTGGGTATCCGGACGCCCGCGGACCTCGCGTCGGTGTGGGTCGACACGCTGGACCGGATCGCCGACGCGGGGCTGCTCGACGCGCTGTGCTGGGTCGATCTGTGCAACGAGTTCCCGCTCCCGCAGTGGGCGCCCTATTTCAACGACCCCGACGACGACCACCGGACGCCGCGGGACTCGCCGGCGGGCCGGCGGTGGATCGACGACTCGATCGCCGGCGTGCGCGAGGCATACCCCGACCAGGAGTACTGCCTCTCGGAGACGGTCGACCCCGACACGTGGGGCCGCGAGCCCGCCGCGGAGATGGACCTGCTCGAACCGCACGTCTGGCTGATGAACGCCACCCGCTACTACGACTGGGAGCGCGACGGGGGCGACATCGACAGCGACGGCCACTACGAGTGGGTGGTCGACGAGGCCGAGGACCGGTACCGCAACGAACCGACCTACTGGCAGGAACAGCTCGGCGATGCCGTCAACGCCGCCGCGGAGTGGTCCCGCGAGACGGGCCTGCCGCTCGCGACCACGGAGTCGTGGGCGCTCATCCACTACAAGGACTGGCCCGGCCTCGACTGGGCGTGGATCAAGGAGGTCTGTGCGTTCGGGGCCCGCAGGGCCGCCGAGACCGGCCGCTGGGCGGCGATCTCGACGAGCAACTTCTGCGGCCCGCAGTTCGAGGGGATGTGGGCCGACGCCGAGTGGCACCGCGAGCAGACCGACGCGATCAAAGACGCCAGGGTCGACCTGTGA
- the gatE gene encoding Glu-tRNA(Gln) amidotransferase subunit GatE: MSDADYDYEDLGLVAGLEIHQQLDTATKLFCPCPTELREPEESERTFTRYLHPTKSELGEIDEAALEESMVDREFEYLSYDTTCLVEEDDEPPGRVDREAMDVAMEIAQLLDASVVDQVHVMRKIVVDGSNTTGFQRTMRVAGEGAIETDEGQVRIEDLMLEEESAQRVEETDSGVRYSLDRLGIPLVEIGTKPDIRSPEQARDAAERIGMLLRSTGQVKRGLGTIRQDVNVSIAEGARVEIKGVQSLDDIDDIVRNEVRRQVELLDIAAELDDRDAAVGEPQDVTEVFADTDSGVIGGALSDGGNVMAVRLAGFDGLVGREIQPDRRLGTEFSDHAKRHGAGGIFHTDELPAYGVTDEEVEALREAVDAGPEDAVALVADDPETTALAIEAVVDRAEVATDEVPEETRDANEDGTTRYLRPLPGAARMYPETDVPPVEPDPSEVDQPELLTEKVDRYESEFGLDAGLAEQVAYGEYMPLFERVVDEGVDPTLAATTFESTLTELRRDDVAVGNLTDDHLADALALVDGGEVPQEGLDDLLRALASEPGLTAEEAVEREDLGGVGEDEVREAVVRVVERNAEQVEEEGMGAFSGLMGECMGELRGKADGDTVSSVLREEIQERA; the protein is encoded by the coding sequence ATGAGCGACGCCGACTACGACTACGAGGACCTGGGGCTGGTGGCAGGACTCGAAATCCACCAGCAGCTGGACACGGCGACCAAGCTGTTCTGCCCGTGTCCGACGGAGCTCAGGGAGCCGGAGGAGTCCGAGCGGACCTTCACCCGGTATCTCCACCCGACCAAGAGCGAACTCGGGGAGATCGACGAGGCCGCCCTGGAGGAGAGCATGGTCGACCGGGAGTTCGAGTACCTCTCCTACGACACCACCTGTCTCGTCGAGGAGGACGACGAGCCGCCGGGCCGCGTCGACCGCGAGGCGATGGACGTGGCCATGGAGATCGCCCAGCTGCTCGACGCCAGCGTCGTCGACCAGGTCCACGTCATGCGGAAGATCGTCGTCGACGGGTCGAACACCACGGGCTTCCAGCGGACGATGCGCGTCGCCGGCGAGGGCGCCATCGAGACCGACGAGGGCCAGGTCCGCATCGAGGACCTCATGCTAGAGGAGGAGTCCGCCCAGCGCGTCGAAGAGACCGACTCGGGGGTCCGCTACTCGCTCGACCGGCTGGGCATCCCGCTGGTGGAGATCGGGACCAAGCCGGACATCCGCTCGCCCGAGCAGGCCCGCGACGCCGCCGAGCGCATCGGGATGTTGCTGCGCTCGACCGGCCAGGTCAAGCGCGGCTTAGGTACTATTCGCCAGGACGTGAACGTCTCCATCGCCGAGGGCGCCCGCGTCGAGATCAAGGGCGTCCAGAGCCTCGACGACATCGACGACATCGTCCGCAACGAGGTCCGCCGGCAGGTCGAACTGCTCGATATCGCCGCCGAACTTGACGACCGCGACGCCGCGGTCGGCGAGCCACAGGACGTGACCGAGGTCTTCGCGGACACCGACTCGGGCGTCATCGGCGGCGCGCTCTCCGACGGCGGGAACGTCATGGCAGTCCGCCTGGCGGGGTTCGACGGGCTCGTCGGCCGGGAGATCCAGCCCGACCGGCGGCTCGGCACGGAGTTCTCGGACCACGCCAAACGGCACGGCGCCGGCGGCATCTTCCACACCGACGAACTCCCCGCCTACGGCGTGACGGACGAGGAGGTCGAGGCCCTGCGGGAGGCGGTCGACGCGGGACCGGAGGACGCGGTCGCGCTGGTCGCCGACGACCCGGAGACGACGGCACTGGCGATCGAGGCGGTCGTCGACCGGGCCGAGGTGGCGACGGACGAGGTGCCCGAGGAGACCCGCGACGCCAACGAGGACGGGACGACCCGCTACCTGCGGCCGCTGCCGGGCGCGGCGCGGATGTACCCCGAGACGGACGTGCCGCCGGTCGAACCGGACCCCAGTGAGGTCGACCAGCCCGAACTCCTCACGGAGAAGGTCGACCGCTACGAGAGCGAGTTTGGCCTCGACGCCGGCCTCGCCGAGCAGGTCGCCTACGGCGAGTACATGCCGCTGTTCGAGCGGGTCGTCGACGAGGGCGTCGACCCGACGCTGGCGGCGACGACCTTCGAGTCGACCCTGACCGAGTTGCGCCGCGACGACGTGGCCGTCGGGAACCTGACCGACGACCACCTCGCCGACGCGCTCGCGCTGGTCGACGGCGGCGAGGTCCCCCAGGAGGGGCTGGACGACCTCCTGCGGGCGCTGGCGTCCGAGCCCGGTCTCACGGCCGAGGAAGCGGTCGAGCGGGAGGACCTCGGCGGCGTCGGCGAGGACGAGGTGCGCGAGGCGGTCGTGCGCGTCGTCGAGCGCAACGCCGAACAGGTCGAGGAAGAAGGGATGGGCGCGTTCTCCGGGCTGATGGGCGAGTGCATGGGTGAACTCCGCGGGAAGGCGGACGGCGACACGGTGAGCAGCGTCCTCCGCGAGGAGATCCAGGAGCGGGCATAG